The genomic segment CTTCCATTTCGAACACGCGGTTGCGGCTGTTGACGCTGCGGCCCATGATCCAGTAAACCTGAACAAAGGACTTGCCATCCGGACTGGTGCCGAGGACGATGCCGCGACCAGGATACGGGTTCTTGGAAAGTTCCTTAAAGTTGTTTTTTGCTTCATCTGTATAAGACATGTTTTTACCTCACTGAAAAAATCTTTTCTGGATTCTTCGCTTCGCTCAGAATGACATGCGAGCGATTTATCGTTTCGGGTTGTAGTTGTTCATCAAGATCATTGCCAAGGCAACACAGAACATAATGACACTTCCAACAACCACCTGCTGTTTATGATCGTATTCGCGCTTGATGTAGCTCGGATTCTCTTCGTTCAGTTCCTGCAAAGTCGGACCTTCGGCAAGCTTCGTAGAATCAATACCACAAATTTCCGCGATTTCCTCTTCGGACATGTTCAGCGTACTGACCCTAAGGGAATCACACTTGTTTGCGACTTCTGCGGCAGATGAAACCGCCGGCGTCAGTACGACGCAAGCGATTACAAAAAGGAGAATGCCGAGAGCGCGGCTCATCTAGCCTGAATTATTCCTGAGCCAGCTTGTCGAGAATTTCGTTCACCATGCCCGGGTTAGCCTTACCGCCAGACTTGCGCATGGTCATACCCACCAGGAAGCCCTTCAGAGCCACCTTGCCGGCCTTGAATTCTGCGAACTGGGCAGCGTTGGCTGCGCAGACTTCGCGAACGATTGCTTCGATAGCGCCAGTGTCTGCCACCTGGACCAGACCCTTTTCCTTAACGATGTCTGCAGGATCCTTACCGGTTTCGAACATGTCGGCGAAAACGGTCTTTGCAATCTTACCGTTGATGGTCTTGTCTTCGATGAGGTTCACCAGGGCGCAGAGCTGTTCCGGCTTGATCTTCAGGTCAGCGAGGCCACCTTCCAGATCCTTCATCTTGGCGAGGAGTTCAGTAATGACCCAGTTGGCGAGAACCTTGCCGTTCTTGCAGTTCTTGGAAGCGGTGTCGAACCAGTCGCTGATGTCACGGTCGTCGGTCAGCACCTGTGCGTCGTATTCGGACACGCCCAGGTCGTTCATGAAGCGTGCGCGACGTGCATCCGGCAGTTCCGGAAGGGTGCGACGGATTTCTTCCACGAAGGCAGGATCGGTGACGAGACG from the Fibrobacter sp. genome contains:
- a CDS encoding IMP cyclohydrolase, whose protein sequence is MSYTDEAKNNFKELSKNPYPGRGIVLGTSPDGKSFVQVYWIMGRSVNSRNRVFEME